The genomic DNA GGATTTTACGATCGTGAAGTCACTACCTATGTTTACCGTGAAAACATTATTTTAACGTTCATTGGTATTATTGTTGGCTGCTTCTTTGGGAAAATTTTGCATCAGTATATTTTAGCAACCGTTGAAGTTGATTTAATTATGTTTTCGCCAATTATTCATTGGCCAAGTTATCTATATTCCGCAGTCATCACCATGTGTTTCACGTTGTTTGTGATGGTCATTATGCATCGGAAATTGAAGAAAATCAATATGATTGAAGCGTTAAAATCAAATGAATAGCACATTTCAAAAAACGAGGAGTCCGTAGAAGTTCGATAATTCTAGGGCTGCTCGTTTATTGTTGCTTCTTTTATTAAGAAAAAATAGGTCTTAAGATGTATCTTTTGAGATTTATTTGGAAATTACTACTCTTTTTATTTAAAAATTGGTACACTATTACTAGGTTATAGCACAGAAAGGAGTGTGGGAAAAGTGTTAGAAGGTCTACCATTGGAAACGGTTTATTTTTATGCATTAGTGGGGAGCGCGGTCCTCGCTTTTTTACTAATTATTTTTGGGGATGTTTTTAATTTTGATGGACCGGTTGACCCAATGCTGATTATTCCATGGATTGCTTTTACCTCGCTGTTTGGGTACCTTGGGGAAGAATTAACAGCGGTAAATAGTTGGCTTATTTTAATTGTCAGTGGTATTCTTTCAACCATTATTGTTTTCTTCCTAAATTTTTATGTGTTGGTCCCTTTGAAAAATTCGGAGGCCACAATTTCTATTTCGGAAAAAGACATGGAGGGTCGTGTTGCTACTGTGATTACCCCAATTCCTGTCCGGGGAATGGGCGAGATTCAATTGAAGAGTGTCACAGGTTCGTTAAGTCGACCAGCAGCATTTTATGTGCCACAAGAAGTGGCTGCGCCAAGAGGTAGTGAGGTATTGATTATTGAATTGAAAGAACGGGTTTGTTATGTCATTCCTTACGAAGGCAGTCTAAAAATATAGAGTAGGAGAGAAGAAAATGGGGATTTTGTTACCGATTATTATTGCAGTTTTAGTATTATTAATGTTATTAATTGTGTTTGTTTCTAAATATCAGACAGCCAAACCTGATGAAGCGTTAATTATCAGCGGGAGCTATCTAGGCTCTAAAAATGTTCATGTAGACGAAGGTGGCAACAAAATTAAAATCGTTCGTGGCGGTGGTGCGTTTGTCTTACCAGTGTTCCAACGTTCAAATCGAATTAGTTTGCTTTCAAGTAAATTAGATGTTTCCACACCAGAAGTGTACACAGAACAAGGGGTTCCTGTGATGTGTGATGGGACATCAATCATTAAAATTGGTTCGTCAGTTGAAGAAATTGCGACAGCAGCGGAACAATTTTTAGGAAAAACAACGGAAGAATTAGAAAATGAAGCACGTGAAGTATTAGAAGGACATTTACGTTCGATTTTAGGTTCAATGACAGTGGAGGAAATTTACCAAAACCGTGATAAATTTAGCCAAAGTGTACAAGAAGTTGCCAGTGTTGACTTAGCTAAAATGGGCTTAGTTATTGTGTCGTTCACAATTAAAGAAGTTCGTGATAAAAATGGATACTTGGATTCATTAGGGAAACCAAGAATCGCTCAAGTTAAACGTGATGCAGATATTGCTGAAGCAGAAGCTTTGAAAGAAACTCGCATCAAAAAAGCGGAAGCAGAAAAAGAATCACAACAAGCGGAATTGCAACGTCAAACAGAAATTGCAGAAGCTTCAAAAGAAAAAGAATTGAAATTAGCGTTATACAAACAAGAACAAGATATTGCCAAAGCCAAAGCAGACCAAGCCTATAACTTGGAAAGCGCGCGTGCACAACAACACGTGGTGGAACAAGAAATGGAAGTCAAAGTTGTTGAACGTCAAAAACAAATTGAGTTAGAAGAAAAAGAAATTACGCGTCGTGAAAAACAATACGACTCAGAAGTGAAGAAAAAAGCCGATGCAGATCGTTACGCACGCGAACAAGAAGCTCTTGCTCAAAAAGCACGCGAAGTAGCAGAAGCCGAAGCAGAACGCTTCAAAGTTGAAGCATTAGCCGAAGCGGAAGCCAATAAAACGCGTTTAACAGGTCAAGCGCAAGCCGAAGCTATTTTAGCTCGTGGTGCAGCGGAAGCCGAAGCCAAACAAAAGATTGCTGATGCCTTCAAAGAATATGGTGAAGCAGCTGTGTTAAGTATGGTGATGGAAATGTTACCACAATTAATGAAAGAAGCAGCACAACCATTGGGCAACATCGACAAGATTTCAGTGGTAGATACAGGCGCAGGTGGCGAAAATTCTGGCGCCAACCGTATTACCAATTATGCAACAAACTTGTTGGCTGGTACACAAGAAACACTAAAAGAAACAACGGGCCTCGACGTGAAAGAGCTAATTGAAAACTTTTCTAAAAAAGGTACCTCAAATAGCGTGAACTATCATGCAACAGAAGGTTCAGAAAAAGAATAAAAATCAGCCTTTAAGGAGTAGCGAATCGCATTTCGTTACTCCTTAATGCTGCATTGAAACGATAAACGAACAAGCTGACAGAAAAATAGCGAGTGCTTGTTTTGTTTCAAAGATTCTGATAACATAGAGTTCTTGGAGGGATAGAGATGTCAAAAAAGAATAAAGATATTGAAGTACGTGTCGAAGAAGAAAAAGCCCAATACAATGGAGCAAATGTTTTAATGAACAAATTATTTATTGGTAAAAAAGAAATCGGTCGTGTCATTCCGCAAAATGATAAAAAATTCATCATTGAAATTGATGGCAAGCAAGAAGGTACAGCAAAAAATCTGGACGAAGCCTTTGAAACAATTATTCGTCAATGGAATTTAAGTGAATAAAAAATAAATAACAATTTTTTTAAAAAAAGGGTTGCTT from Enterococcus faecalis includes the following:
- a CDS encoding flotillin family protein, which translates into the protein MGILLPIIIAVLVLLMLLIVFVSKYQTAKPDEALIISGSYLGSKNVHVDEGGNKIKIVRGGGAFVLPVFQRSNRISLLSSKLDVSTPEVYTEQGVPVMCDGTSIIKIGSSVEEIATAAEQFLGKTTEELENEAREVLEGHLRSILGSMTVEEIYQNRDKFSQSVQEVASVDLAKMGLVIVSFTIKEVRDKNGYLDSLGKPRIAQVKRDADIAEAEALKETRIKKAEAEKESQQAELQRQTEIAEASKEKELKLALYKQEQDIAKAKADQAYNLESARAQQHVVEQEMEVKVVERQKQIELEEKEITRREKQYDSEVKKKADADRYAREQEALAQKAREVAEAEAERFKVEALAEAEANKTRLTGQAQAEAILARGAAEAEAKQKIADAFKEYGEAAVLSMVMEMLPQLMKEAAQPLGNIDKISVVDTGAGGENSGANRITNYATNLLAGTQETLKETTGLDVKELIENFSKKGTSNSVNYHATEGSEKE
- a CDS encoding DUF2969 domain-containing protein, coding for MSKKNKDIEVRVEEEKAQYNGANVLMNKLFIGKKEIGRVIPQNDKKFIIEIDGKQEGTAKNLDEAFETIIRQWNLSE